In Parcubacteria group bacterium CG10_big_fil_rev_8_21_14_0_10_36_14, a single genomic region encodes these proteins:
- a CDS encoding 30S ribosomal protein S15, protein MLDKKAKNKIIKKYQTHGSDTGSAQVQIAILTEEIKELSNHLQTHKKDNSSRRGLIRKVNERHKLVRYLSREDKKAADDLKEALKIK, encoded by the coding sequence ATGTTAGACAAAAAGGCAAAAAATAAGATAATAAAAAAATATCAGACCCATGGGTCAGATACCGGCTCTGCCCAAGTGCAGATAGCCATTCTCACAGAGGAAATAAAAGAACTTAGTAACCATTTACAAACTCACAAAAAAGACAATTCTTCAAGACGAGGCCTTATTCGCAAAGTGAACGAACGCCACAAATTAGTGCGCTATCTTTCACGCGAAGATAAAAAAGCCGCAGACGATCTTAAAGAAGCGTTGAAAATAAAATAA